Proteins from a genomic interval of Coccinella septempunctata chromosome 2, icCocSept1.1, whole genome shotgun sequence:
- the LOC123308167 gene encoding uncharacterized protein LOC123308167 isoform X2, translating into MSKIRKIWKAVMANPSQRHPDLTEKGKVRVDTELKNMNQSQGQSSGAARMALPDTVCKPIHCHEARQRHHPPDLAGSPWHVKKTIFLVALIVLLVIWAIVYGLLKRYDII; encoded by the exons ATGTCCAAGATCAGAAAGATATGGAAAGCCGTG ATGGCTAACCCGTCACAAAGACATCCGGATCTGACCGAGAAAGGTAAAGTTCGCGTGGACACCGAACTGAAGAACATGAACCAGAGTCAGGGGCAGAGCTCGGGGGCGGCCAGGATGGCCCTGCCGGACACGGTCTGCAAGCCCATACACTGCCACGAAGCCAGACAGAGGCACCATCCGCCCGATTTGGCCGGCAGCCCTTGGCACGTCAAGAAAACGATATTTTTAGTTGCGCTCATAGTATTATTGGTCATTTGGGCGATTGTGTACGGGTTGCTGAAGCGGTACGATATCATTTGa
- the LOC123308167 gene encoding uncharacterized protein LOC123308167 isoform X1 — translation MKMFFRVVIFAIAGYSPSFFICIGPLRMANPSQRHPDLTEKGKVRVDTELKNMNQSQGQSSGAARMALPDTVCKPIHCHEARQRHHPPDLAGSPWHVKKTIFLVALIVLLVIWAIVYGLLKRYDII, via the exons ATGAAAATGTTCTTTCGTGTGGTCATATTCGCCATTGCCGGATATTCGCCATCGTTTTTCATCTGCATAGGGCCCCTCAGA ATGGCTAACCCGTCACAAAGACATCCGGATCTGACCGAGAAAGGTAAAGTTCGCGTGGACACCGAACTGAAGAACATGAACCAGAGTCAGGGGCAGAGCTCGGGGGCGGCCAGGATGGCCCTGCCGGACACGGTCTGCAAGCCCATACACTGCCACGAAGCCAGACAGAGGCACCATCCGCCCGATTTGGCCGGCAGCCCTTGGCACGTCAAGAAAACGATATTTTTAGTTGCGCTCATAGTATTATTGGTCATTTGGGCGATTGTGTACGGGTTGCTGAAGCGGTACGATATCATTTGa
- the LOC123308167 gene encoding uncharacterized protein LOC123308167 isoform X3: MQMANPSQRHPDLTEKGKVRVDTELKNMNQSQGQSSGAARMALPDTVCKPIHCHEARQRHHPPDLAGSPWHVKKTIFLVALIVLLVIWAIVYGLLKRYDII, encoded by the exons ATGCAG ATGGCTAACCCGTCACAAAGACATCCGGATCTGACCGAGAAAGGTAAAGTTCGCGTGGACACCGAACTGAAGAACATGAACCAGAGTCAGGGGCAGAGCTCGGGGGCGGCCAGGATGGCCCTGCCGGACACGGTCTGCAAGCCCATACACTGCCACGAAGCCAGACAGAGGCACCATCCGCCCGATTTGGCCGGCAGCCCTTGGCACGTCAAGAAAACGATATTTTTAGTTGCGCTCATAGTATTATTGGTCATTTGGGCGATTGTGTACGGGTTGCTGAAGCGGTACGATATCATTTGa
- the LOC123308165 gene encoding poly(U)-specific endoribonuclease homolog — translation MSPLWSVLSSCLLVFILLFSEYLCEDDLFGIPIQPVNINNHGTPISNRSNSNVHTQTRTHTTASSLLNNKEWPAIGERRNYNHNNHPTSTQASFVRQQVDIWNARLSPNTSYSSSVDNRANTNIRPQQSSLRTTGRPSTGIQFSDDRKNGAEGNTAGKSEVPSVTDNELREFSEKLLLKDNNNAARYVKINYQGRTTSRSKNDEAPLPLLSISREAYSIPTISKLLPLYDNYIVQSNVNEDYTNQEKQEENALLRAILNTDVMRETRKFLMDRGAITGNEREFEKLLYEMWFNLYPRAKNKLGSSGFEHVFLGELKKGDVSGLHNWLYFEREESSRRANYLGYLKKIDLGDKGAIIKFNFDFHGVNKPVGSMFIGTSPELEMALYSTCFILRADRVCPLKLGGKRLVIRTYTLAYNGKKLIGSAFPEI, via the exons ATGTCTCCTTTGTGGTCTGTTTTATCATCATGTTTATTagtttttattctattattttctgaatatctAT GCGAAGATGATCTTTTCGGCATACCAATACAACCTGTGAACATCAATAATCACGGTACACCCATCTCAAATCGAAGTAATTCCAATGTTCATACCCAAACAAGAACACATACCACTGCCAGTTCTCTTTTGAACAACAAAGAATGGCCTGCAATTGGTGAAAGAAGAAATTACAACCACAATAATCATCCTACCTCTACGCAAGCTTCTTTTGTACGTCAACAAGTAGACATATGGAACGCACGGTTGAGTCCCAACACATCTTATTCCTCCTCTGTTGACAATCGAGCAAATACTAATATTAGACCTCAACAATCCAGTTTAAGAACCACCGGTCGCCCTTCCACAGGGATTCAATTTAGCGATGACAGAAAAAATGGTGCAGAAGGAAACACTGCTGGTAAATCAGAAGTTCCTTCGGTGACAGATAATGAATTGAGGGAGTTTTCTGAGAAATTACTCTTGAAAGATAATAACAATGCTGCCCGGTATGTTAAGATCAATTACCAGGGAAGAACTACATCTCGGTCAAAAAATGATGAAGCGCCTTTACC tcTACTATCTATAAGTAGGGAAGCTTATAGCATTCCAACAATTTCCAAATTGCTACCTCTGTATGATAATTACATAGTACAGAGTAATGTCAATGAAGATTACACTAACCAGGAAAAACAAGAAGAAAATGCACTATTGAGAGCTATACTAAACACAGATGTTATGAGGGAAACTAGAAAATTTTTGATGGACAGAG GAGCAATCACTGGGAATGAAAGAGAATTTGAGAAATTACTATACGAGATGTGGTTCAACCTTTATCCCAGAGCTAAGAACAAGCTGGGATCCAGTGGGTTCGAACACGTATTTTTAGGTGAACTCAAAAAGGGAGATGTTTCCGGTCTCCATAATTGGTTGTACTTCGAACGCGAAGAATCTAGTCGCAGGGCCAACTATTTAGGATACTTGAAAAAGATTGATTTGGGCGAT AAAGGCGCtatcataaaattcaatttcgaCTTCCACGGAGTCAACAAACCTGTCGGATCGATGTTTATAGGGACCAGTCCAGAATTAGAGATGGCTCTGTATTCGACGTGTTTCATTCTTCGGGCAGATAGAGTGTGTCCACTGAAACTTGGTGGAAAACGACTTGTGATAAGAACCTATACGTTGGCGTATAATGGTAAAAAGTTGATTGGAAGTGCATTTCCAGAAATTTGA
- the LOC123308163 gene encoding probable 2-oxoglutarate dehydrogenase E1 component DHKTD1, mitochondrial isoform X2, whose translation MYKFLSNNFRVLKNGKINCSKWYHSENVFGFRKKVKEDYLITEDILQNRSKESNFYRLVTAYREHGHKKAEIDPVCIKEHIKQLPELNISRYSLENGDRVNTKGILECDKDEITVQEAVIILENSYAKHISAEFSYLEEEEEREWFAKEFEKLQHITIDDKVKIQMAKEMLKAQEFDRFLAAKYPGLKRYGGEGAEGMIPFFMELFRLSAKEGISEIVSGMPHRGRLNILTGLLQYPPSQIFLRLKGEKDYPGHYQATGDVLSHINASVDLHYGNEKVHVTVLKNPSHLEAVNPVSVGKTRAKQMMHRDGDYGRDGRLSDKILNLQVHGDAALMGQGVNQETLNMSQTPHFEVGGSIHMVTNNQLGFTTPAERGRSSRYCTDLAKMISAPVVHVNGDHPELVFKATKLVFDYQRKFRKDVFLDINCYRQWGHNELDDPSFTNPLMYKIIRSKKTVPDLYSEKLIADGLLTEDEKNDITSSHSKWLNDCYKSCDSFQPQDPSFNGNWKDFEEAKDQVTVWDTGVDSDVLTFLGMKSVQYPDTFNIHPTLLKSYVKNRLSKISEGAYIDWATAETLAFGSLLYEGFNVRISGQDVGRGTFSHRHVMLVDQETNELYIPLNHLHKDQQGFLEIANSTLSEEAVIGFEYGFSLESPRNLCIWEAQFGDFFNGAQIPVDTFVTCGETKWLYSSGLTMLLPHGYDGAGPDHSSARIERILLQTDSKEDRVDGDNVNLQVCQPSTPAQYFHLLRRQVTQRVIQKK comes from the exons ATGTATAAATTTTTATCTAACAATTTTCGTGTTCTCAAAAACGGAAAAATCAATTGTTCTAAATGGTATCACAGTGAAAATGTGTTTGGGTTCAGGAAAAAAGTAAAGGAGGATTACTTAA TTACTGAAGATATTCTTCAAAATAGGTCCAAGGAAAGCAATTTTTACAGATTAGTAACAGCTTATAGAGAACATGGTCATAAAAAAGCTGAAATTGATCCAGTTTGTATCAAGGAACATATAAA GCAATTACCTGAACTGAATATAAGTCGGTATAGTTTAGAAAATGGAGATAGGGTTAACACAAAAGGAATTCTCGAATGCGACAAAGATGAGATAACCGTTCAAGAAGCTGTGATAATTTTAGAAAATTCATACGCGAAGCATATTTCGGCAGAGTTTTCCTATTTAGAG GAAGAGGAAGAACGGGAATGGTTCGCcaaagaattcgaaaaattgcagcACATAACCATAGACGATAAGGTAAAAATCCAGATGGCTAAGGAAATGCTGAAAGCCCAAGAATTCGATCGGTTTTTGGCGGCGAAATATCCAGGCTTGAAAAGGTACGGGGGAGAAGGCGCAGAGGGTATGATACCCTTCTTCATGGAGTTATTCAGGCTTTCTGCCAAGG AAGGTATTAGCGAGATAGTAAGTGGAATGCCTCACAGAGGAAGGCTCAATATACTCACAGGTCTTCTCCAATATCCACCCTCTCAAATTTTCCTTAGGCTGAAGGGCGAGAAGGATTATCCAGGCCATTACCAAGCCACCGGGGATGTACTCAGCCACATAA ACGCTTCCGTGGATCTACACTATGGGAACGAAAAGGTTCATGTAACGGTATTGAAGAATCCTTCACATCTAGAGGCCGTAAACCCTGTGTCCGTGGGAAAAACCAGGGCGAAGCAAATGATGCACAGGGATGGAGACTACGGCAGAGATGGACGTTTAAGCGACAAAATATTAAACTTGCAG GTGCATGGTGATGCAGCTCTCATGGGACAAGGGGTTAACCAAGAAACCCTGAACATGAGCCAAACGCCTCATTTCGAAGTAGGCGGTTCAATTCACATGGTAACAAACAATCAACTTGGATTCACTACGCCGGCGGAGAGGGGAAGATCTTCGAGGTATTGCACAGATCTAGCCAAGATGATCTCAGCCCCTGTTGTGCATGTTAATGGTGACCATCCAGAG TTGGTCTTCAAAGCCACGAAACTTGTgtttgattatcagagaaagtTTAGAAAGGACGTTTTTCTGGACATAAACTGTTACAGACAATGGGGACATAATGAATTGGATGATCCATCATTCACGAACCCTCTGATGTATAAAATTATACGTTCGAAAAA AACGGTTCCGGATTTGTACTCCGAGAAACTGATCGCTGATGGTTTGTTGACTGAAGATGAAAAGAATGACATAACATCCTCCCATTCCAAATGGCTGAACGATTGTTACAAAAGTTGCGATTCGTTCCAACCACAG GATCCATCTTTCAACGGCAATTGGAAAGACTTCGAGGAAGCCAAGGATCAAGTAACTGTTTGGGATACAGGAGTCGACTCAGACGTTTTGACCTTCCTCGGAATGAAATCCGTGCAATATCCTGACACATTC AATATACATCCCACTTTGTTGAAGTCCTACGTTAAAAACCGTTTATCCAAAATATCCGAAGGCGCTTATATTGATTGGGCAACAGCAGAAACTCTGGCGTTTGGGTCATTGTTATATGAAG GTTTCAACGTGAGGATAAGTGGTCAGGACGTGGGTCGAGGAACTTTCTCTCACCGCCATGTCATGTTAGTCGATCAAGAAACTAACGAATTATACATCCCTCTCAATCATTTACACAAGGATCAGCAAGGTTTTTTAGAAATTGCCAACAGTACCCTATCGGAAGAAGCTGTGATCGGTTTTGAATACGGCTTTAGCTTAGAGTCTCCAAGAAATCTGTGCATTTGGGAGGCCCAATTCGGCGATTTTTTCAATGGAGCCCAAATACCAGTGGACACCTTTGTTACATGTGGCGAAA CTAAATGGCTCTATAGCAGTGGACTTACCATGCTACTTCCCCATGGTTACGATGGTGCCGGTCCAGATCATAGTTCTGCAAGAATCGAGAGAATATTATTGCAGACAGATTCCAAAGAAGACAGGGTAGACGGAGATAATGTCAATTTGCAAGTTTGTCAGCCAAGTACGCCAGCTCAGTATTTCCACCTACTGAGGAGACAG GTGACACAACGTGTGATCCAGAAAAAGTAA
- the LOC123308163 gene encoding probable 2-oxoglutarate dehydrogenase E1 component DHKTD1, mitochondrial isoform X1 encodes MYKFLSNNFRVLKNGKINCSKWYHSENVFGFRKKVKEDYLITEDILQNRSKESNFYRLVTAYREHGHKKAEIDPVCIKEHIKQLPELNISRYSLENGDRVNTKGILECDKDEITVQEAVIILENSYAKHISAEFSYLEEEEEREWFAKEFEKLQHITIDDKVKIQMAKEMLKAQEFDRFLAAKYPGLKRYGGEGAEGMIPFFMELFRLSAKEGISEIVSGMPHRGRLNILTGLLQYPPSQIFLRLKGEKDYPGHYQATGDVLSHINASVDLHYGNEKVHVTVLKNPSHLEAVNPVSVGKTRAKQMMHRDGDYGRDGRLSDKILNLQVHGDAALMGQGVNQETLNMSQTPHFEVGGSIHMVTNNQLGFTTPAERGRSSRYCTDLAKMISAPVVHVNGDHPELVFKATKLVFDYQRKFRKDVFLDINCYRQWGHNELDDPSFTNPLMYKIIRSKKTVPDLYSEKLIADGLLTEDEKNDITSSHSKWLNDCYKSCDSFQPQDPSFNGNWKDFEEAKDQVTVWDTGVDSDVLTFLGMKSVQYPDTFNIHPTLLKSYVKNRLSKISEGAYIDWATAETLAFGSLLYEGFNVRISGQDVGRGTFSHRHVMLVDQETNELYIPLNHLHKDQQGFLEIANSTLSEEAVIGFEYGFSLESPRNLCIWEAQFGDFFNGAQIPVDTFVTCGETKWLYSSGLTMLLPHGYDGAGPDHSSARIERILLQTDSKEDRVDGDNVNLQVCQPSTPAQYFHLLRRQMMRNFRKPLIIIAPKTLLRLAEATSSFSEISPRTSFMPVIGDTTCDPEKVTKILITSGKHYYTLLNKKQAIRDHTTALIRLESFCPFPTAELLKEIEKFKRNAAIVWCQEEPRNMGAWSFVRPRFENLIGRKIFYCGREVSAASAVGVTKLHHKEVMDIETKPFTYNFN; translated from the exons ATGTATAAATTTTTATCTAACAATTTTCGTGTTCTCAAAAACGGAAAAATCAATTGTTCTAAATGGTATCACAGTGAAAATGTGTTTGGGTTCAGGAAAAAAGTAAAGGAGGATTACTTAA TTACTGAAGATATTCTTCAAAATAGGTCCAAGGAAAGCAATTTTTACAGATTAGTAACAGCTTATAGAGAACATGGTCATAAAAAAGCTGAAATTGATCCAGTTTGTATCAAGGAACATATAAA GCAATTACCTGAACTGAATATAAGTCGGTATAGTTTAGAAAATGGAGATAGGGTTAACACAAAAGGAATTCTCGAATGCGACAAAGATGAGATAACCGTTCAAGAAGCTGTGATAATTTTAGAAAATTCATACGCGAAGCATATTTCGGCAGAGTTTTCCTATTTAGAG GAAGAGGAAGAACGGGAATGGTTCGCcaaagaattcgaaaaattgcagcACATAACCATAGACGATAAGGTAAAAATCCAGATGGCTAAGGAAATGCTGAAAGCCCAAGAATTCGATCGGTTTTTGGCGGCGAAATATCCAGGCTTGAAAAGGTACGGGGGAGAAGGCGCAGAGGGTATGATACCCTTCTTCATGGAGTTATTCAGGCTTTCTGCCAAGG AAGGTATTAGCGAGATAGTAAGTGGAATGCCTCACAGAGGAAGGCTCAATATACTCACAGGTCTTCTCCAATATCCACCCTCTCAAATTTTCCTTAGGCTGAAGGGCGAGAAGGATTATCCAGGCCATTACCAAGCCACCGGGGATGTACTCAGCCACATAA ACGCTTCCGTGGATCTACACTATGGGAACGAAAAGGTTCATGTAACGGTATTGAAGAATCCTTCACATCTAGAGGCCGTAAACCCTGTGTCCGTGGGAAAAACCAGGGCGAAGCAAATGATGCACAGGGATGGAGACTACGGCAGAGATGGACGTTTAAGCGACAAAATATTAAACTTGCAG GTGCATGGTGATGCAGCTCTCATGGGACAAGGGGTTAACCAAGAAACCCTGAACATGAGCCAAACGCCTCATTTCGAAGTAGGCGGTTCAATTCACATGGTAACAAACAATCAACTTGGATTCACTACGCCGGCGGAGAGGGGAAGATCTTCGAGGTATTGCACAGATCTAGCCAAGATGATCTCAGCCCCTGTTGTGCATGTTAATGGTGACCATCCAGAG TTGGTCTTCAAAGCCACGAAACTTGTgtttgattatcagagaaagtTTAGAAAGGACGTTTTTCTGGACATAAACTGTTACAGACAATGGGGACATAATGAATTGGATGATCCATCATTCACGAACCCTCTGATGTATAAAATTATACGTTCGAAAAA AACGGTTCCGGATTTGTACTCCGAGAAACTGATCGCTGATGGTTTGTTGACTGAAGATGAAAAGAATGACATAACATCCTCCCATTCCAAATGGCTGAACGATTGTTACAAAAGTTGCGATTCGTTCCAACCACAG GATCCATCTTTCAACGGCAATTGGAAAGACTTCGAGGAAGCCAAGGATCAAGTAACTGTTTGGGATACAGGAGTCGACTCAGACGTTTTGACCTTCCTCGGAATGAAATCCGTGCAATATCCTGACACATTC AATATACATCCCACTTTGTTGAAGTCCTACGTTAAAAACCGTTTATCCAAAATATCCGAAGGCGCTTATATTGATTGGGCAACAGCAGAAACTCTGGCGTTTGGGTCATTGTTATATGAAG GTTTCAACGTGAGGATAAGTGGTCAGGACGTGGGTCGAGGAACTTTCTCTCACCGCCATGTCATGTTAGTCGATCAAGAAACTAACGAATTATACATCCCTCTCAATCATTTACACAAGGATCAGCAAGGTTTTTTAGAAATTGCCAACAGTACCCTATCGGAAGAAGCTGTGATCGGTTTTGAATACGGCTTTAGCTTAGAGTCTCCAAGAAATCTGTGCATTTGGGAGGCCCAATTCGGCGATTTTTTCAATGGAGCCCAAATACCAGTGGACACCTTTGTTACATGTGGCGAAA CTAAATGGCTCTATAGCAGTGGACTTACCATGCTACTTCCCCATGGTTACGATGGTGCCGGTCCAGATCATAGTTCTGCAAGAATCGAGAGAATATTATTGCAGACAGATTCCAAAGAAGACAGGGTAGACGGAGATAATGTCAATTTGCAAGTTTGTCAGCCAAGTACGCCAGCTCAGTATTTCCACCTACTGAGGAGACAG ATGATGAGAAACTTCAGGAAGCCTCTGATTATAATAGCCCCAAAAACTTTATTGAGATTGGCGGAAGCTACTTCgagtttttctgaaatttctccACGTACTTCATTCATGCCTGTCATAG GTGACACAACGTGTGATCCAGAAAAAGTAACGAAAATATTGATAACTTCCGGTAAACATTATTACACCCTCTTGAATAAAAAACAAGCAATTAGAGACCATACCACAGCTTTAATCAGACTAGAATCTTTTTGTCCTTTCCCTACAGCGGAGTTATTgaaagaaatagaaaaattcaaaaggAATGCAG CGATAGTTTGGTGCCAAGAAGAACCAAGAAATATGGGAGCTTGGTCATTTGTTAGACCAAGATTCGAAAACCTCATAGGCAGAAAg ATTTTCTACTGTGGAAGAGAAGTTTCAGCCGCTTCAGCTGTAGGAGTCACTAAGTTACATCACAAAGAAGTCATGGATATTGAAACGAAACCATTTACATATAATTTTAACTGA